One window of Botrimarina mediterranea genomic DNA carries:
- a CDS encoding nucleotide exchange factor GrpE gives MADDPQDEFHDVDDALAAEQAAVDDIEAETVEFVSELESGGDAPPSLEEQVKALEDRNLRLQAELQNVLGRARRESEETRKYGSLGVARDLLPALDNIDRALEAAEKAGQSSDPTSTLADGFRMVRDQIAGALAQHGCQLIDTAPGTEFDPSMHEAILQQPSPDHPAGTILLTAQPGYKLHDRVVRAAQVVVSSGPAA, from the coding sequence ATGGCTGATGACCCCCAAGACGAATTCCACGACGTTGACGACGCCCTCGCCGCCGAACAAGCCGCAGTGGACGACATCGAGGCCGAGACCGTCGAGTTCGTCAGCGAGCTCGAGTCGGGCGGCGACGCGCCGCCATCGCTCGAGGAGCAGGTGAAGGCGCTCGAAGACCGCAACCTGCGCTTGCAGGCCGAGCTGCAGAACGTGCTAGGCCGCGCACGGCGTGAGTCGGAAGAGACCCGCAAGTACGGGTCGCTGGGCGTCGCCCGCGACCTGCTGCCGGCGCTCGACAACATCGACCGCGCGTTGGAAGCCGCGGAGAAGGCCGGCCAATCTAGCGACCCGACGAGCACGCTGGCGGACGGCTTCCGCATGGTCCGCGACCAGATCGCGGGGGCCCTCGCCCAGCACGGCTGCCAGCTGATCGACACGGCGCCAGGCACGGAGTTCGACCCGTCGATGCACGAGGCGATCCTCCAGCAGCCATCGCCGGACCACCCGGCAGGCACGATCCTGCTCACCGCCCAACCCGGCTACAAACTCCACGACCGCGTTGTCCGCGCGGCGCAGGTGGTGGTGTCTTCGGGGCCCGCTGCTTAA
- a CDS encoding FmdB family zinc ribbon protein — translation MPTYDYVCDACDHEFELFQSISEPVKKKCPECGKSKLRRLFGTGAAVVFKGSGFYETDYRSDSYKKAAEKDKKSGEPKSESKSESKSESKSEGKSEPKKETKKPDSKPKK, via the coding sequence ATGCCCACGTACGACTACGTCTGTGACGCGTGCGACCACGAGTTTGAGTTGTTCCAGTCCATTTCGGAGCCGGTGAAGAAGAAGTGCCCCGAGTGCGGCAAGTCGAAGCTGCGGCGGCTGTTCGGCACGGGCGCAGCCGTGGTGTTCAAGGGCTCGGGCTTCTACGAGACCGACTACCGCAGCGACTCGTACAAGAAGGCGGCCGAGAAGGACAAGAAGTCGGGCGAGCCGAAGAGTGAGTCGAAGTCGGAGAGCAAGAGCGAGAGCAAGTCGGAAGGGAAGAGCGAGCCGAAGAAGGAAACGAAGAAGCCCGATTCGAAGCCAAAAAAGTAG
- a CDS encoding DNA gyrase inhibitor YacG — MRCPLCNAEFDPADSPAMPFCSERCKLIDLGRWLEEGYSFPADDDPDKYEAN, encoded by the coding sequence ATGCGCTGCCCCCTCTGTAACGCCGAGTTCGATCCCGCCGATTCGCCGGCGATGCCGTTCTGTAGCGAGCGCTGCAAGCTGATCGACCTGGGGCGGTGGCTCGAAGAAGGGTATTCTTTCCCGGCGGACGACGACCCGGACAAGTACGAGGCGAACTGA
- a CDS encoding P-II family nitrogen regulator: MKLILAVIQPTKLEAVHEALQAIGVTRMTVADAMGFARQRGHAETYRGHEYETHLLRKVEVQIAVNDDFVEPTIRCLEEHARTSKDGHIGDGKVMVLPLDNAYQISDGLTGPGAV, from the coding sequence ATGAAACTCATACTCGCGGTGATCCAGCCGACGAAGCTGGAAGCGGTCCACGAAGCGCTCCAAGCGATCGGCGTCACACGCATGACGGTCGCCGACGCGATGGGCTTCGCCCGCCAACGCGGCCACGCCGAAACGTACCGCGGCCACGAGTACGAGACGCACCTCCTCCGCAAGGTCGAGGTGCAAATCGCCGTCAACGACGACTTCGTCGAGCCGACAATCCGCTGCCTGGAAGAGCACGCCCGCACCAGCAAGGATGGCCACATCGGCGACGGCAAGGTGATGGTGCTGCCACTCGATAACGCCTACCAGATCAGCGATGGGCTGACGGGGCCAGGGGCGGTTTGA